Proteins from one Bacteroides mediterraneensis genomic window:
- a CDS encoding efflux RND transporter periplasmic adaptor subunit, with protein sequence MKTSIYLMLCCLPLLAGCGAKQQDMPGEKYKTLTVTTTNQTLQSTYPATLRGKQAVEIRPQVSGTITQICINEGDAVRRGQVLFIIDQVPYRAALETALANVKSAEAQLRTAKLTADSKEELYKEKVVSDFDRQTARNQLLEAEAAVAQAKAEETNARNNLSYTEVKSPVDGVASMIPYRVGALVNSSITEPLVTVSDDQEIYAYFSMAENQMLDLIQQYGSLEEACQELPSVGLTLSNGKNYPDAGRIDAISGTVDEGTGGVTLRAVFPNKGHLLRNGGSGIVSVPTEHKNCITIPQSATYELQNKVFTWKVVDGKTQSAPITVYKYNDGQTYIVLSGLKEGDVIIAEGAGLMREGTAVNVTSTSEPEK encoded by the coding sequence ATGAAGACAAGCATCTATCTCATGCTGTGCTGTCTGCCATTGCTTGCCGGTTGCGGCGCAAAACAGCAGGACATGCCCGGCGAAAAGTACAAAACACTGACTGTCACCACGACGAACCAGACCTTACAGTCCACCTATCCTGCCACACTGCGCGGAAAACAGGCTGTGGAAATACGCCCGCAGGTAAGTGGCACCATCACCCAAATCTGCATCAACGAAGGGGATGCCGTACGCCGCGGACAAGTGCTTTTCATTATCGACCAGGTACCTTACCGGGCGGCACTGGAAACGGCATTGGCCAACGTGAAAAGTGCCGAAGCACAATTACGGACAGCCAAGCTTACAGCGGACAGTAAAGAAGAACTTTACAAAGAGAAGGTGGTATCCGACTTCGACCGCCAGACGGCCCGCAACCAGTTGCTTGAAGCAGAGGCTGCCGTAGCACAAGCCAAGGCAGAAGAGACCAATGCCCGCAACAACCTGTCGTACACGGAGGTGAAGAGTCCCGTCGACGGAGTAGCCAGCATGATTCCCTACCGTGTAGGCGCATTGGTCAACAGCAGCATCACCGAACCGCTGGTCACGGTATCCGACGACCAGGAAATCTATGCTTATTTCTCTATGGCCGAAAACCAGATGCTCGACCTTATCCAGCAATACGGTTCGCTGGAAGAGGCCTGCCAGGAACTTCCGTCGGTCGGCCTGACCCTGAGCAACGGAAAAAACTATCCAGATGCAGGACGCATTGATGCTATCAGCGGGACAGTGGATGAAGGAACCGGAGGCGTCACCCTGCGGGCAGTATTCCCCAACAAGGGACATCTGCTCCGGAATGGAGGAAGCGGCATCGTATCCGTTCCCACCGAACACAAGAATTGCATCACCATTCCACAGAGTGCAACCTACGAGCTCCAGAATAAAGTGTTTACCTGGAAGGTAGTAGACGGCAAAACGCAGTCGGCTCCTATTACGGTCTATAAATACAATGACGGGCAGACCTATATCGTACTTTCCGGTCTGAAAGAAGGTGACGTCATCATCGCCGAGGGTGCCGGCCTGATGCGCGAAGGCACTGCCGTCAATGTGACTTCCACTTCTGAACCTGAAAAATAA
- a CDS encoding efflux RND transporter permease subunit, with protein sequence MKIRTFIDRPILAGVISVLILILGFIGLSQLPIEQFPEIAPPTVSVSATYTGANAETVLKSVVVPLEEALNGVENMMYMTSTASNNGSAKITVYFRQGTDPDMATVNVQNRIATAEGLLPAEVTKSGITVRKRQTSNIKQLAVYSPDDSFDEAFLTNYMKINIEPRLSRIAGVGEVNVFGYEYSMRIWLDPNKMQKYSLVPSDITTVLDEQNVEAATGTLGAESKNTFQYVLKYRGRYENEVDYENMVIKSLPDGEVLRLKDVATIELGTRAYDYIGEVNGHPGCNIMIAQTSGSNANEIIEEIDRTVAEISKTLPKGIKIVDLMSTKDFLDASIKSVIKTLIEAILLVVLVVYVFLQSLRSTFIPAISIIVSLVGTFAFLSIVGFSLNMLTLFALVLVIGTVVDDAIVVVEAVQAKFDEGYKSSYLATIDAMDGITSALVTTTFVFMAVFIPVSFIGGTTGTFYTQFGLTMAAAVAISLLNALTLSPALCALIMTPHQNAEDGGKLSFSSRFHIAFDTAFHRLVTKYKVGVVFMLKRKWLAGSLLVVACGGFALLMMTTKTGLVPNEDMGTVFIDVRTSPGNSVQETRKVMEQVDSCLRTIPQIELQSNTTGNSMLSGQGACNGMFTIRLKDWSERPDKEDAIDAVMEEISRRTAFISSADIMPFTRPMIPGYGVNSGFEVYVQDQKGGTTEDLLKYTRQFLDALNKRPEIGRATTSFDTKFPQYLVEVDAARCKRNGVSPADVLSTLSGYVGGNYASNMNRFSKLYRVMVQAPPQFRLDTESLHSIFVRNDSGEMSPISQYLKLTRVYGSEMLTRFNLFSAIQVNGAAATGYSSGQAIKAIQEVAAQTLPTGYGFEFGGMSREESNTGNTTTLVFVICVVFIYLILCALYESLFVPLAVILSVPFGLAGSFLFARMFGLENNIYLQTGLIMLIGLLSKTAILLTEYASERRRHGMTIMQAAVSAAQVRLRPILMTSLTMIFGMLPLMFSTGVGANGNISIGVGTVGGMLIGTIALLFIVPPLFMVFQYLQEKWMPERKLPKIEKK encoded by the coding sequence ATGAAGATAAGAACTTTTATTGACCGTCCCATCCTGGCCGGTGTCATCTCCGTACTCATCCTGATATTGGGATTCATCGGCCTGTCGCAACTCCCTATCGAGCAGTTCCCGGAAATTGCCCCACCCACAGTCAGCGTATCGGCCACTTATACGGGTGCCAATGCGGAAACCGTACTAAAGAGTGTGGTCGTACCGCTGGAAGAAGCGCTTAACGGAGTGGAGAACATGATGTACATGACGTCTACGGCTTCAAACAACGGCTCCGCCAAAATCACGGTTTATTTCCGCCAGGGAACCGATCCGGACATGGCCACGGTCAACGTACAGAACCGCATCGCTACGGCCGAAGGACTGCTTCCCGCCGAAGTGACCAAAAGCGGTATCACCGTGCGCAAACGGCAGACCAGCAACATCAAACAGCTGGCTGTATACAGTCCGGACGACTCGTTCGACGAGGCTTTCCTGACCAACTACATGAAAATCAACATCGAGCCACGGCTTTCACGTATTGCCGGCGTGGGAGAAGTGAACGTGTTCGGCTATGAATACTCCATGCGTATCTGGCTCGACCCGAACAAGATGCAGAAATACTCACTGGTTCCTTCCGACATCACAACCGTATTGGACGAACAGAACGTGGAAGCTGCTACGGGTACACTGGGAGCCGAGTCCAAAAACACTTTTCAGTATGTGCTGAAATATCGCGGACGCTACGAGAACGAGGTGGATTATGAAAATATGGTCATCAAGTCGCTTCCCGACGGAGAAGTGCTGCGACTGAAAGACGTGGCTACCATCGAACTGGGTACACGTGCCTACGATTACATCGGTGAGGTAAACGGACATCCGGGCTGTAACATCATGATTGCCCAGACCTCCGGCTCCAATGCAAATGAGATTATCGAGGAAATAGACCGTACCGTAGCCGAAATCTCCAAAACACTGCCCAAAGGCATCAAGATTGTCGACTTGATGAGTACGAAGGACTTTCTTGACGCTTCCATCAAGAGCGTCATCAAGACCCTGATTGAGGCCATCCTTCTGGTAGTGCTTGTCGTATATGTATTTCTGCAAAGTTTACGCTCCACTTTTATTCCGGCCATCTCCATCATCGTATCCCTGGTAGGTACCTTTGCCTTTCTCTCCATTGTGGGTTTCAGCCTCAACATGCTGACCCTTTTCGCCTTGGTACTGGTGATTGGTACGGTGGTCGACGATGCCATCGTGGTGGTCGAGGCGGTACAGGCCAAATTCGATGAAGGATACAAATCGTCCTACCTGGCCACCATCGATGCCATGGATGGCATCACCTCTGCCTTGGTGACCACCACCTTTGTCTTCATGGCAGTATTTATCCCCGTCAGCTTTATCGGAGGAACCACCGGTACGTTCTACACACAGTTTGGTCTGACCATGGCAGCTGCCGTAGCCATCTCTCTGCTGAACGCACTGACATTGAGTCCGGCCTTGTGCGCCCTCATCATGACTCCTCACCAGAATGCAGAAGACGGAGGAAAGCTGAGCTTTTCTTCCCGCTTCCATATCGCATTCGACACCGCTTTCCACCGTCTGGTCACCAAGTACAAGGTGGGAGTGGTCTTCATGCTCAAGCGCAAATGGCTGGCGGGCTCTCTGCTGGTGGTAGCTTGCGGCGGGTTTGCTCTACTGATGATGACCACCAAGACGGGTCTGGTGCCCAACGAAGATATGGGGACCGTCTTTATTGATGTCCGTACCTCACCGGGAAACAGCGTACAGGAAACACGCAAGGTGATGGAACAGGTAGACAGCTGCTTGCGCACCATTCCTCAAATCGAACTTCAGTCCAATACCACCGGCAACTCCATGTTGAGCGGACAGGGTGCCTGCAACGGTATGTTCACCATCCGTTTGAAGGACTGGAGCGAACGCCCCGACAAGGAAGACGCCATCGATGCCGTGATGGAGGAAATCAGCCGCCGCACGGCCTTCATCTCCAGTGCCGACATCATGCCGTTCACCCGTCCGATGATTCCAGGTTATGGAGTGAACAGCGGATTCGAAGTGTATGTACAAGACCAGAAAGGCGGTACCACGGAAGACCTGCTGAAATATACCCGCCAATTCCTGGATGCCCTGAACAAGCGTCCGGAAATCGGCCGGGCCACCACCTCATTCGATACGAAATTCCCGCAATACCTCGTGGAGGTGGATGCTGCACGCTGCAAACGCAACGGGGTATCACCTGCCGACGTACTGAGTACCCTCTCCGGCTACGTGGGCGGTAACTATGCTTCCAACATGAACCGCTTCTCCAAACTGTATCGTGTCATGGTACAGGCACCTCCCCAGTTCCGTCTGGACACCGAATCGCTTCACAGCATTTTCGTCCGCAACGACTCGGGTGAGATGAGTCCCATCAGCCAGTACCTGAAACTGACCCGTGTGTATGGTTCTGAAATGCTGACCCGCTTCAACCTGTTCTCTGCCATTCAGGTGAACGGGGCAGCCGCTACGGGCTACAGTTCCGGACAGGCCATCAAGGCCATTCAGGAAGTAGCTGCACAAACTCTACCTACCGGCTACGGGTTTGAATTCGGCGGGATGTCACGTGAAGAATCCAATACCGGAAATACCACTACGCTGGTGTTCGTCATCTGTGTGGTATTCATCTACCTGATTCTTTGCGCCTTGTATGAGAGTTTGTTCGTTCCCTTGGCAGTCATCCTTTCCGTACCGTTCGGACTGGCCGGAAGTTTCCTTTTCGCCAGAATGTTCGGACTGGAAAACAACATCTACCTGCAAACGGGACTGATCATGCTGATTGGCTTACTGTCCAAGACCGCCATTCTGCTGACCGAATACGCCTCGGAACGCCGCCGCCACGGCATGACCATCATGCAGGCAGCCGTTTCGGCCGCACAGGTCCGTCTGCGCCCGATTCTGATGACCTCGCTCACCATGATTTTCGGAATGCTGCCGCTGATGTTCTCCACCGGTGTAGGTGCCAACGGCAATATTTCCATCGGAGTAGGTACGGTGGGAGGAATGCTTATCGGAACCATTGCCCTGCTCTTCATCGTACCGCCGCTGTTCATGGTATTCCAGTATCTGCAAGAAAAGTGGATGCCGGAACGTAAGTTACCTAAGATTGAAAAGAAATAA
- a CDS encoding efflux transporter outer membrane subunit, translating to MKNKIVISLLLASTLSSCHIYRTYERPESITVSDSLYRQPVDTEDTTSLASLSWKELFTDPQLQQLIETGLAHNTDLNIARLKVKEAEALLMNSRLSYLPSLSLTPQGTLTSLDGSKPSKTYNLAASADWEIDLFGKLLNAKRGAQAALEQSEAYRQAVQTQLVATIANSYYSLLMLDEQLDITRRTASTWEESLHTMKALKRAGQATEMAVAQTEASKLSVETSVVSIERQINEMENALSTLLGMSPQTVGRSTLEAQEFPDSLSTGVPLQLLSRRPDVRQCENQLAVAYYATNSARSTFYPSITLSGSAGWTNAAGAVLTNPGQWLLSAVASLVQPLFNRGKNIANLKIAKAQQDEALLTFQQSLLDAGAEVNDALVQWQTARKRIQLDERQCASLQSALRSSELLMRHSSQNYLEVITARQALLQAELDTATDRFDEIQGVINLYHALGGGY from the coding sequence ATGAAAAATAAGATAGTGATTTCCCTTTTACTGGCCTCCACCCTGAGCAGCTGCCACATCTACCGGACGTATGAACGTCCGGAATCCATCACGGTGTCCGACAGCTTGTATCGTCAACCGGTAGACACGGAAGACACCACCTCGCTGGCTTCACTTTCGTGGAAGGAACTCTTCACAGACCCACAGTTGCAACAGCTCATTGAAACGGGACTGGCTCATAATACAGACTTGAACATCGCCCGGCTCAAGGTGAAAGAGGCCGAAGCCTTGCTCATGAACTCACGGCTTTCGTACTTGCCTTCCCTATCGCTTACTCCGCAAGGCACACTTACCAGTCTGGACGGCAGCAAACCCTCCAAGACTTACAACCTGGCAGCGTCTGCCGACTGGGAAATCGACCTCTTCGGCAAACTGCTGAATGCCAAGCGAGGGGCCCAGGCTGCACTCGAACAGAGCGAAGCCTATCGACAGGCTGTACAGACCCAACTGGTGGCTACCATTGCCAACAGTTATTACAGCCTGCTGATGCTCGACGAACAATTGGACATCACACGGCGTACGGCAAGCACCTGGGAAGAAAGCCTGCACACAATGAAAGCCCTGAAACGAGCCGGACAGGCCACCGAAATGGCAGTCGCACAAACCGAAGCCAGCAAACTGTCCGTAGAGACTTCGGTAGTTTCCATCGAACGCCAAATCAACGAAATGGAGAATGCGCTTTCTACCCTGCTGGGGATGTCGCCACAGACGGTAGGACGTTCCACCCTCGAAGCGCAAGAGTTTCCCGACTCGCTTTCTACGGGAGTCCCGCTGCAATTATTGAGCCGCCGCCCGGACGTACGCCAATGTGAAAACCAACTGGCCGTGGCCTACTACGCCACCAACTCCGCCCGCTCGACTTTCTATCCCAGTATCACGCTGAGTGGTTCCGCCGGATGGACCAACGCAGCCGGTGCCGTCCTCACCAATCCGGGACAGTGGCTGCTTTCTGCCGTCGCTTCCCTCGTACAACCGTTGTTTAACCGGGGGAAAAACATCGCGAACCTGAAAATAGCCAAAGCACAGCAGGACGAAGCACTGCTGACCTTCCAGCAAAGTCTGCTCGATGCCGGAGCGGAAGTGAACGATGCACTGGTACAATGGCAGACCGCCCGCAAGCGCATCCAGCTGGATGAACGTCAGTGTGCCTCCCTCCAGTCCGCTCTGCGGAGTTCAGAACTGCTGATGCGGCACAGTTCCCAAAACTACCTGGAAGTGATTACGGCCCGCCAGGCCTTGCTCCAGGCAGAACTCGACACCGCCACCGACCGTTTCGACGAGATACAAGGAGTCATCAACCTGTATCATGCGCTGGGAGGCGGATATTAA
- a CDS encoding M13 family metallopeptidase translates to MNKKNYVAVAALAFAMMTSCAGQKEAKSTSGIDLANMDTTVAAGTDFFRYACGGWNDAHPLTAEYSRYGTFDQLFENSQKQLRELIEGLAAQKNNQAGSAAQKIGDLYNMAMDSVTLNKQGAEPVKAMLDKIAALKDKSEIIPMMTEMAHAGIGTYFHSYVYADPKNSSLNIFQMGQGGINLGEKEYYLDNDSITQNIREQYKLYIGKLFQLAGFTEAEAQQKVADVMEIETSIAKVSRSATELRDPEANYHKMSFDELKKTISGIDWDAYVKGLGIQAPAELNVEQVEPIQEVARLMNTLPVSKHVSYLEYNLLDAAASYLSDDFVAARFDFYGKVLSGRQVNQPRWKRAVNSVNGMLGELVGEMYVEKYFPAAAKERMVKLVKNLQTALGERINAQDWMSDSTKVKAQEKLAAFHVKVGYPDKWKDYSKLDIKKDSYWANVCRASEWGFNDMYSRLGKPVDKDEWLMTPQTVNAYYNPSTNEICFPAAILQPPFFNMEADDAANYGAIGVVIGHEMTHGFDDQGRQFDKDGNLTDWWAPGDADRFKERAQVMVDFFNKIEVLPGLYANGELTLGENLADHGGLNVAYLAFQNATKDAPLGVVDGFTPEQRFFLAYATLWAGNIRDEQIRVYTKSDPHSLGRWRVNGALPHIQAWYDAFHITPSDPLYVAPENRVNVW, encoded by the coding sequence ATGAACAAAAAGAATTATGTAGCCGTAGCTGCGTTGGCATTTGCCATGATGACCAGCTGCGCCGGACAGAAGGAAGCCAAAAGCACTTCTGGCATCGATCTGGCAAACATGGATACGACCGTGGCTGCCGGAACCGACTTTTTCCGTTATGCATGTGGTGGTTGGAACGACGCGCATCCGCTGACTGCCGAGTATTCTCGTTATGGCACCTTCGACCAGCTGTTTGAAAACAGCCAGAAACAGTTGCGCGAACTGATTGAAGGACTGGCTGCCCAGAAGAACAATCAGGCAGGTTCAGCCGCACAGAAAATCGGTGATTTGTACAACATGGCCATGGACAGCGTGACTTTGAACAAGCAGGGTGCAGAACCGGTGAAGGCTATGCTCGACAAGATTGCGGCTTTGAAAGACAAGAGTGAAATCATTCCGATGATGACTGAGATGGCGCATGCCGGTATCGGAACTTATTTCCACAGCTATGTGTATGCCGACCCGAAGAACAGTTCGCTGAACATCTTCCAGATGGGACAGGGCGGTATCAACCTGGGTGAAAAGGAATATTACCTGGACAACGACAGCATCACGCAGAACATCCGTGAACAGTACAAGCTGTATATCGGCAAACTGTTCCAGCTGGCAGGCTTCACGGAAGCAGAAGCTCAGCAGAAGGTAGCCGACGTGATGGAGATTGAAACTTCCATAGCCAAGGTGTCACGCAGTGCCACAGAACTTCGTGACCCGGAAGCCAACTACCACAAGATGTCGTTCGACGAACTGAAGAAGACCATCTCCGGCATCGATTGGGATGCGTATGTAAAGGGACTGGGTATTCAGGCTCCTGCCGAACTGAATGTGGAACAGGTAGAACCGATTCAGGAAGTGGCTCGTCTGATGAACACGTTGCCAGTGTCAAAGCATGTGTCATATTTGGAATATAACCTGCTGGATGCCGCTGCTTCTTATCTGAGCGATGACTTCGTGGCTGCCCGATTTGATTTCTACGGCAAGGTATTGTCTGGCCGTCAGGTAAACCAGCCGCGCTGGAAACGTGCCGTGAACTCTGTAAACGGTATGTTGGGTGAACTGGTAGGCGAAATGTATGTAGAAAAATACTTCCCGGCAGCTGCCAAGGAACGTATGGTGAAACTGGTGAAGAACTTGCAGACTGCTTTGGGAGAACGTATCAATGCACAGGACTGGATGAGCGACAGCACCAAGGTGAAAGCACAGGAAAAACTGGCTGCCTTTCATGTAAAAGTAGGTTATCCTGACAAATGGAAAGACTATTCCAAACTGGACATCAAGAAAGATTCTTACTGGGCCAACGTATGCCGTGCTTCAGAATGGGGATTCAACGATATGTACAGCCGTCTGGGCAAACCGGTCGACAAAGATGAATGGCTGATGACCCCGCAGACTGTCAACGCATACTATAACCCGTCTACCAACGAAATCTGCTTCCCGGCTGCCATTCTTCAGCCGCCGTTCTTCAACATGGAAGCAGACGATGCAGCCAATTACGGTGCCATCGGCGTGGTAATCGGTCATGAAATGACCCACGGATTCGACGACCAGGGTCGTCAGTTCGATAAAGACGGTAACCTGACCGACTGGTGGGCTCCGGGTGATGCCGACCGCTTCAAGGAACGTGCACAGGTGATGGTGGACTTCTTCAACAAGATTGAAGTGCTGCCGGGTTTGTATGCCAACGGTGAACTGACACTGGGCGAGAACCTGGCCGACCATGGAGGTTTGAACGTGGCTTATCTGGCCTTCCAGAATGCGACGAAAGATGCACCTCTGGGTGTGGTAGACGGTTTCACTCCGGAACAGCGTTTCTTCCTGGCATACGCTACTTTGTGGGCTGGCAACATCCGCGACGAGCAGATTCGTGTATATACCAAGTCAGACCCTCACTCTTTGGGCAGATGGCGTGTGAACGGTGCGCTTCCGCACATCCAGGCTTGGTATGATGCCTTCCACATCACTCCGTCTGATCCATTGTACGTAGCTCCGGAAAACCGCGTGAACGTGTGGTAA
- a CDS encoding ABC-F family ATP-binding cassette domain-containing protein yields the protein MISIEGLKVEFGTTPLFEDVSFVINKKDRIALVGKNGAGKSTMLKILAGLQQPTEGVVAVQRGITIGYLPQVMILSDTRTVMAEAEMAFEHIFEMQEKLEKMNQELADRTDYDSESYHELIERFTHENERFLMMGGTNYHAEIERTLTGLGFNRSDFDRPTSEFSGGWRMRIELAKLLLRRPDVLLLDEPTNHLDIESIQWLENFLKASSGAVVLVSHDRAFINNVTNRTIEISCGRIYDYKVPYDEFVVLRKERREQQLRAYENQQKEIKDTEDFIERFRYKATKAVQVQSRIKQLEKIVPIEIDEEDNSTLRLKFPPSIRSGNYPVICENVKKAYGDHVVFHDVNLTIHRGEKVAFVGKNGEGKSTLVKCIMDEIPFEGKLTIGHNVQIGYFAQNQAQLLDENLTVFDTIDRVAKGDIRLKIRDILGAFMFGGEASEKKVKVLSGGERSRLAMIKLLLEPVNFLILDEPTNHLDMRSKDVLKEAIKEFDGTVIVVSHDREFLDGLVTKVYEFGGGLVKEHIGGIYDFLQKKKMESLNELQLSQSPQVAPEKKEETPDSDNKLSYEAQKELNKKIRKLEKQVADCETKIEKLEGQVGELEQQMATPEGASDMKLYEQHQQLKKQISDAEDEWTSLLSELEEMKQE from the coding sequence ATGATTTCAATAGAAGGATTGAAGGTGGAGTTTGGAACAACTCCCCTGTTTGAAGATGTATCGTTTGTTATCAACAAGAAAGACCGCATCGCACTGGTCGGAAAAAACGGTGCCGGAAAATCTACCATGCTGAAAATCCTGGCGGGATTGCAGCAACCCACGGAAGGGGTGGTGGCCGTGCAGCGGGGCATTACCATCGGGTATTTGCCGCAGGTGATGATTTTAAGCGATACACGTACGGTGATGGCAGAAGCCGAGATGGCTTTTGAGCATATCTTCGAGATGCAGGAGAAGCTGGAGAAGATGAACCAGGAGCTGGCCGACCGTACGGATTATGATTCGGAGAGTTATCACGAACTCATAGAGCGATTTACCCACGAGAACGAACGTTTCCTGATGATGGGAGGTACCAACTACCATGCAGAGATTGAACGTACGCTGACGGGGTTGGGATTCAACCGGAGCGATTTTGACCGGCCGACATCTGAGTTCAGTGGAGGATGGCGTATGCGTATCGAGCTGGCGAAACTTTTGTTGCGTCGTCCGGATGTGCTTTTGCTCGACGAGCCGACCAACCATCTGGACATTGAGAGTATCCAGTGGCTGGAGAACTTCCTGAAAGCAAGTTCGGGGGCCGTAGTGCTGGTGAGCCATGACCGGGCCTTCATCAACAACGTGACGAACCGCACTATTGAGATTTCCTGCGGACGGATTTACGACTACAAAGTACCTTACGATGAATTTGTCGTGCTGCGTAAGGAGCGCCGCGAGCAACAGTTGCGTGCGTACGAAAACCAGCAGAAAGAGATAAAAGATACGGAAGACTTCATCGAACGCTTCCGTTACAAGGCCACGAAGGCTGTACAGGTGCAGAGCCGCATCAAGCAGCTGGAAAAAATCGTGCCCATCGAGATTGATGAAGAGGACAATTCCACCCTTCGCCTGAAATTCCCTCCTTCCATCCGTTCCGGCAACTATCCGGTGATTTGCGAGAATGTGAAGAAAGCATACGGCGACCACGTGGTGTTCCACGATGTGAACCTGACCATCCACCGCGGGGAAAAGGTGGCGTTTGTGGGAAAGAACGGCGAAGGTAAGTCTACCTTGGTGAAGTGTATCATGGATGAGATTCCTTTCGAAGGCAAGCTGACCATCGGACACAATGTGCAGATTGGGTATTTCGCCCAGAACCAGGCTCAGCTGCTCGATGAGAACCTGACGGTGTTCGATACCATCGACCGGGTGGCGAAAGGAGATATCCGTTTGAAGATACGCGACATCTTGGGTGCCTTCATGTTTGGAGGAGAAGCCTCCGAAAAGAAGGTGAAAGTGCTGTCGGGAGGGGAACGCAGCCGTCTGGCCATGATCAAGCTGCTGCTGGAGCCGGTGAACTTCCTGATTCTGGATGAGCCGACCAACCATTTGGACATGCGTTCGAAAGACGTACTGAAGGAAGCGATAAAGGAATTCGATGGGACCGTCATCGTGGTATCACACGACCGTGAGTTCCTCGACGGACTGGTGACCAAGGTCTATGAGTTTGGCGGCGGTCTGGTGAAAGAACATATCGGCGGCATTTACGATTTCCTGCAAAAAAAGAAGATGGAGAGCCTGAACGAACTTCAGTTGTCGCAGTCGCCGCAGGTGGCTCCAGAAAAGAAAGAAGAAACACCGGACAGTGACAACAAACTTTCGTATGAGGCCCAGAAAGAGCTGAACAAGAAAATCCGCAAGCTGGAAAAACAGGTGGCCGACTGTGAAACGAAGATTGAGAAGCTGGAAGGCCAGGTAGGGGAACTGGAACAGCAGATGGCCACACCGGAAGGGGCTTCCGACATGAAACTGTATGAACAGCATCAGCAGCTGAAAAAACAGATTTCAGACGCGGAGGACGAATGGACTTCCCTCTTGTCGGAACTGGAAGAAATGAAACAGGAATAA
- a CDS encoding bile acid:sodium symporter family protein: MNFLRFCKNWTLPIAMAMGVILYFVYVSIPFLAPTKPFVTRAIDIVQPVLIFLMLFLTFCKISLHDLKLCAWHLRLLLIQGISFVVLGLLLVIFPDFPARILVEGAMICLICPTATAAAVVTRKLGGDAAHLTTYTILINILTAILVPLMLPLVHPHPELNFGSSFTLILGKVFPLLLCPFLAAILLRVLLPKVHAKVAQYHELSFYLWAVALTLAIGVTVKSIVHSDVSFWYQAGLGVVSLVCCGLQFYFGKKAGRRYGDSISSGQALGQKNTVFAIWMGYTFFTPVTAVAAGFYSVWHNVVNSYQLYLQRKAEGMSDALKN; this comes from the coding sequence ATGAATTTTCTGCGTTTTTGTAAGAACTGGACTTTGCCCATCGCCATGGCAATGGGAGTCATTCTGTATTTTGTATATGTCAGTATTCCTTTTCTTGCCCCGACCAAACCGTTTGTGACCCGTGCCATCGACATTGTACAGCCGGTGTTGATTTTCCTGATGCTGTTTCTCACGTTCTGTAAAATCAGTCTGCACGATTTGAAGCTGTGTGCCTGGCACCTGCGTTTGCTGCTGATTCAGGGAATCAGTTTTGTGGTCTTGGGATTGCTGTTGGTGATATTCCCTGATTTTCCGGCCCGCATTCTGGTGGAAGGAGCGATGATTTGTCTGATTTGTCCCACGGCCACGGCAGCCGCAGTAGTCACCCGTAAACTGGGGGGAGATGCGGCCCATCTGACCACCTATACTATTCTGATTAATATCCTGACTGCCATTCTGGTACCGTTGATGCTTCCGCTGGTTCATCCGCATCCGGAACTGAATTTCGGCAGTTCGTTTACCCTGATTTTAGGAAAGGTCTTTCCGTTGTTGCTCTGTCCGTTTCTGGCGGCTATTCTGCTGCGGGTACTTCTGCCGAAGGTGCATGCCAAGGTGGCGCAGTATCATGAGCTGTCATTCTATTTGTGGGCCGTAGCCCTGACTCTGGCTATCGGAGTGACGGTAAAAAGTATCGTTCATAGCGACGTGTCTTTCTGGTATCAGGCCGGATTGGGAGTCGTTTCCCTGGTGTGCTGTGGTCTGCAGTTCTATTTTGGAAAGAAAGCCGGGCGTAGGTATGGCGATTCCATCAGTTCCGGACAGGCTTTGGGACAGAAAAACACCGTATTCGCCATTTGGATGGGCTATACTTTCTTCACTCCTGTGACGGCAGTAGCTGCCGGTTTCTACAGTGTATGGCACAATGTGGTCAATTCCTACCAGTTGTATTTGCAGCGTAAGGCAGAAGGAATGTCCGACGCTTTGAAAAATTAA